One Glycine max cultivar Williams 82 chromosome 6, Glycine_max_v4.0, whole genome shotgun sequence DNA segment encodes these proteins:
- the LOC100797122 gene encoding probable beta-1,4-xylosyltransferase IRX10L, producing MVFWKVGLLGLLCAASVFAIGAVELGRHQPTERISGSAGDVLEDDPVGRLKVFVYELPSKYNKKILQKDPRCLNHMFAAEIFMHRFLLSSPVRTLNPEEADWFYTPVYTTCDLTPNGLPLPFKSPRMMRSAIQLISSNWPYWNRTEGADHFFVTPHDFGACFHYQEEKAIERGILPLLQRATLVQTFGQRNHVCLKEGSITIPPYAPPQKMHTHLIPEKTPRSIFVYFRGLFYDVGNDPEGGYYARGARAAVWENFKDNPLFDISTEHPTTYYEDMQRAVFCLCPLGWAPWSPRLVEAVVFGCIPVIIADDIVLPFADAIPWEEIGVFVDEKDVPQLDTILTSIPPEVILRKQRLLANPSMKQAMLFPQPAQPGDAFHQVLNGLARKLPHDRSIFLKPGEKALNWTAGPVGDLKPW from the exons atggttttttggAAAGTGGGTTTACTTGGTCTTCTTTGTGCTGCTTCCGTTTTTGCAATTGGGGCTGTGGAGCTGGGTCGACATCAACCTACTGAGAGAATTTCAG GTAGTGCTGGTGATGTATTAGAAGATGATCCAGTGGGAAGGTTGAAGGTTTTTGTTTATGAACTTCCAAgcaaatataataagaaaattctGCAAAAGGACCCTAGATGCCTCAATCATATGTTTGCTGCTGAGATCTTTATGCACCGTTTTCTCTTATCTAGCCCTGTCCGAACCCTTAATCCTGAAGAAGCTGATTGGTTTTATACCCCTGTCTACACCACCTGTGACTTGACACCAAATGGCCTTCCTTTACCTTTCAAGTCACCACGAATGATGAGAAGTGCCATACAGCTTATTTCTTCAAACTGGCCTTATTGGAACAGGACAGAAGGGGCAGATCATTTCTTTGTGACCCCTCATGACTTTGGGGCATGCTTCCATTATCAA GAAGAGAAAGCAATTGAAAGAGGAATTCTTCCATTGCTTCAGCGTGCTACCTTGGTTCAAACATTTGGGCAGAGGAATCATGTGTGCTTGAAAGAGGGCTCAATCACCATTCCTCCGTATGCTCCACCACAGAAAATGCACACACACCTAATTCCTGAAAAGACTCCCAGGTCCATTTTTGTTTACTTTCGAGGACTGTTTTATGATGTTGGAAATGACCCCGAAGGTGGATACTATGCAAG AGGTGCCAGAGCAGCAGTGTGGGAGAACTTTAAGGACAATCCACTGTTTGACATTTCCACAGAGCATCCAACAACATACTACGAGGACATGCAACGAGCTGTGTTCTGTCTGTGTCCACTTGGATGGGCCCCTTGGAGCCCAAGACTGGTTGAAGCTGTGGTATTTGGCTGCATCCCAGTTATCATTGCAGACGATATTGTTTTGCCATTTGCTGATGCAATCCCATGGGAAGAGATAGGGGTATTTGTTGATGAGAAGGATGTCCCTCAGTTAGATACTATACTCACGTCTATTCCACCAGAAGTTATCTTAAGGAAACAGAGATTGCTTGCCAATCCTTCAATGAAGCAAGCTATGCTGTTCCCACAACCAGCGCAACCGGGAGATGCTTTCCATCAAGTTTTAAATGGCCTTGCGCGTAAATTGCCGCACGACAGAAGCATATTCTTGAAACCAGGGGAGAAGGCTTTGAATTGGACTGCTGGCCCTGTGGGGGACCTTAAACCTTGGTAG